In Populus alba chromosome 1, ASM523922v2, whole genome shotgun sequence, a single window of DNA contains:
- the LOC118042852 gene encoding cytochrome P450 CYP82J17 gives MDFSFHLLAISTVLALVLWYTLRSVREGRRKTEKGLQPPEPSGALPLIGHLHLLGAQKTLARTLAAMADKYGPIFTIRLGKHPTVVVSNLEAIKECFTIHDRILSSRPRSSHGEHLSYNYAAFGFNNSGPFWREMRKIVTIQLLSSHRLKSLRHVQVSEVNTLINDLYLLSKSNKQGSTKIAISECFERMTINMITRMIAGKRYFSSTEAENEDEGKRIGKLMKEFMYISGVFVPSDVIPFLGWMNSFLGSVKTMKRLSRELDSLMESWIQEHKLKRLESTENTNKMEDDDFIDVMLSLLDDSMFGYSRETIIKATAMTLIIAGADTTSITLTWILSNLLNNRRSLQLAQEELDLKVGRERWAEDSDIGNLVYIQAIIKETLRLYPPGPLAVPHEATKDFCVAGYQIPKGTRLFANLWKLHRDPNLWSNPDEYMPERFLTDHANVDVLGQHFELIPFGSGRRSCPGITFALQVLHLTFARLLQGFDMKTPTGESVDMTEGVAITLPKATPLEIQITPRLSPELYLL, from the exons ATGGATTTCTCTTTTCATCTATTAGCGATTTCAACGGTTTTAGCATTAGTTCTGTGGTACACTTTACGCAGTGTGAGAGAGGGTAGGCGCAAAACTGAAAAGGGTTTGCAGCCACCGGAACCATCTGGTGCGTTGCCACTTATAGGCCATCTCCATCTATTAGGGGCACAAAAGACGCTTGCTCGAACATTGGCTGCCATGGCAGATAAATATGGTCCCATCTTCACAATTCGTCTGGGAAAGCACCCTACAGTTGTGGTTAGCAATCTTGAGGCAATTAAGGAGTGCTTCACAATACATGATAGGATTTTATCATCCAGGCCAAGATCAAGTCACGGGGAGCACCTAAGCTACAATTATGCAGCATTTGGTTTCAATAATTCGGGTCCTTTTTGGCGTGAAATGCGTAAGATAGTTACGATTCAACTCCTTTCCAGCCATAGGCTCAAGTCTTTGAGGCATGTTCAGGTCTCAGAGGTGAATACCTTGATCAATGACTTGTACTTGCTCAGTAAGAGCAATAAGCAAGGCTCGACCAAGATAGCCATTAGTGAATGTTTTGAGCGAATGACAATAAATATGATCACAAGAATGATTGCAGGAAAGAGATACTTCAGTAGTACGGAAGCTGAAAATGAAGATGAAGGAAAACGTATTGGAAAACTCATGAAGGAGTTCATGTATATCTCCGGTGTCTTTGTCCCTTCGGATGTAATTCCATTTCTTGGATGGATGAATAGCTTTCTTGGATCCGTGAAAACTATGAAGCGTCTTTCGAGGGAACTTGATTCCCTTATGGAAAGTTGGATCCAAGAACATAAATTGAAGAGGCTCGAGAGTACTGAGAACACTAACAAAATGGAGGACGACGACTTCATAGATGTGATGCTATCCCTACTGGATGATTCCATGTTTGGCTATTCTCGCGAAACAATCATCAAGGCAACAGCAATG ACTCTTATCATAGCAGGTGCCGATACCACATCCATCACCCTGACATGGATCTTATCCAATTTGTTGAACAATAGACGGTCATTGCAGCTTGCCCAAGAAGAGCTAGACCTCAAAGTTGGCAGGGAAAGATGGGCAGAGGACTCTGATATTGGGAACTTAGTGTACATCCAAGCCATTATCAAAGAGACATTGCGCTTGTACCCACCAGGTCCTTTAGCAGTCCCACACGAGGCAACAAAAGATTTTTGTGTTGCCGGATATCAGATACCAAAGGGCACTCGTTTGTTTGCAAATCTATGGAAGCTGCATCGGGACCCAAATTTGTGGTCTAATCCTGATGAATACATGCCAGAAAGATTTCTCACTGATCACGCAAATGTAGATGTTTTAGGTCAGCATTTTGAGTTGATTCCATTTGGCTCGGGGAGACGGTCCTGTCCTGGTATCACATTTGCATTGCAAGTGCTCCATTTGACGTTTGCCAGATTGCTTCAGGGTTTTGACATGAAAACACCAACGGGTGAATCAGTGGACATGACTGAAGGCGTAGCTATAACCTTGCCCAAGGCGACTCCTTTGGAAATTCAGATCACCCCACGCCTCTCTCCTGAACTCTATCTACTATGA
- the LOC118042851 gene encoding kelch repeat-containing protein At3g27220 — protein sequence MSKLGFGQNNKQYGLMKLVFALSFATLVGIALFARFLGTSFSSTSFTYQSIASLNRAVEKSADNNVASNNHTNQDHQKEGSEDTNGNVEGRVLSATFADLPAPELEWEQMPSAPVPRLDGYSVQIKNLLYVFVGYRNLDHVHSHVDVYNFSDNTWCDKFDTPSDMANSHLGVATDGRYVYIVSGQYGAQCRTAIPNCFSLDTETRKWHRLPPLPAPRYAPATQLWRGRLHVMGGSKENRHTPGVDHWSIAVKNGKALDEWRTEIPIPRGGPHRACIVVNDRLFVIGGQEGDFMAKPGSPIFKCSRRKEVVYGDVYMLDDEMKWKTLPEMPKPDSHIECAWVIVNNSIIITGGTTEKHPNTKRMMLVGEVFQFHLDSLTWSVIGKLPFRIKTTLTGFWDGWLYFTSGQRDRGPDNPQPRKVIGELWRTKLHL from the exons ATGTCTAAGTTAGGGTTTGGACAGAATAACAAGCAATATGGTTTAATGAAGTTGGTGTTTGCACTGTCATTTGCAACACTTGTAGGGATCGCTCTCTTTGCCCGTTTTCTTGGGACCTCTTTTTCTTCCACTTCTTTTACTTATCAATCCATTGCATCCCTCAACAGGGCTGTTGAGAAATCTGCAGATAATAATGTAGCCAGTAACAATCACACCAACCAAGACCACCAG AAAGAAGGTTCTGAAGATACAAATGGCAATGTAGAAGGGAGAGTCTTATCTGCCACTTTTGCTGATTTACCAGCACCGGAGTTAGAATGGGAGCAGATGCCATCAGCACCTGTGCCTCGTCTTGATGGTTATTCAGTACAGATCAAGAACCTTCTTTATGTATTTGTTGGATATAGAAACCTTGACCAT GTACACTCTCATGTTGATGTATACAATTTCAGTGATAATACATGGTGTGACAAATTTGATACCCCGAGTGACATGGCAAATTCACATTTGGGAGTGGCAACAGATGGGAGATACGTGTACATTGTCTCGGGACAATATGGTGCTCAATGCAGGACAGCCATACCTAATTGTTTTTCACTGGACACTGAGACAAGGAAATGGCACCGATTGCCTCCATTACCGGCACCAAG GTATGCTCCTGCAACTCAATTATGGAGAGGCAGACTGCATGTGATGGGTGGCAGCAAGGAAAATCGCCACACACCTGGAGTAGATCACTGGAGTATTGCAGTAAAGAATGGAAAAGCATTGGATGAGTGGCGCACTGAAATACCCATTCCCCGTGGAGGGCCACATAG GGCCTGTATCGTGGTCAATGATCGGCTTTTTGTCATTGGGGGTCAAGAGGGTGATTTCATGGCTAAACCTGGGTCGCCTATTTTCAAGTGTTCTCGAAGGAAAGAG GTAGTTTATGGCGACGTTTATATGCTAGATGATGAAATGAAGTGGAAAACTTTACCTGAAATGCCAAAACCCGACTCCCATATTGAGTGTGCTTGGGTAATTGTCAACAACTCAATTATCATCACTGGAGGTACTACAGAAAAGCACCCAAATACGAAAAGGATGATGCTGGTTGGAGAGGTGTTCCAGTTCCATTTGGACTCGCTG ACATGGTCAGTGATCGGAAAGCTTCCTTTCCGAATAAAGACTACCCTTACTGGTTTTTGGGATGGCTGGTTGTACTTTACGTCAGGGCAGCGGGACAGAGGACCAGATAATCCACAGCCAAGGAAAGTCATTGGAGAGCTGTGGAGAACCAAATTGCACCTGTGA
- the LOC118042850 gene encoding thymidylate kinase isoform X1, with translation MIHACSFTKALNLRALTARRLLSFGLDHPNKCCVSSIRMESSSNCNLRASSSESRGALIVLEGLDRSGKTSQSSRLLSYLEGLGHSTELWRFPDRSTSVGQMISAYLSNKSHLDDRTIHLLFSANRWEKRSLMETQLKNGTTLVVDRYSYSGVAFSSAKGLDIEWCKAPEVGLLSPDIVLYLDIPPEKAAERGGYGGERYEQLEFQKKVAKCYQALCDSSWKVIDACQPIEDIEKQLQDAVLDHVMACERGRPLSYLWPR, from the exons ATGATACATGCCTGCTCTTTTACCAAGGCttt AAATTTGAGGGCTTTAACAGCAAGGAGGTTATTGAGTTTTGGCCTTGACCATCCCAACAAGTGTTGTGTTAGCTCAATAAGAATGGAATCCAGTAGTAATTGCAACCTGAGGGCAAGCAGCAGTGAGTCAAGAGGTGCCTTGATAGTTTTAGAAGGATTGGATCGTAGCGGAAAGACTTCACAATCTAGTAGATTACTGTCTTACTTGGAGGGACTAGGGCATTCGACTGAATTATGGAGATTTCCTGATAGGAGTACTAGTGTTGGACAAATGATATCTGCATATCTTTCGAACAAGTCACACTTGGATGATCGCACAATCCATCTCCTTTTCAGTGCAAATAGATGGGAAAAGAG ATCATTGATGGAAACTCAACTGAAAAATGGAACCACTCTTGTTGTTGACCGTTATTCTTATTCTGGAGTGGCCTTTTCATCTGCAAAAGGACTTGATATTGAATGGTGCAAG GCACCAGAGGTTGGCTTGCTGTCTCCAGATATTGTTTTGTACCTTGACATACCACCAGAG AAAGCTGCTGAAAGAGGAGGCTACGGAGGTGAAAGATACGAGCAACTTGAATTTCAGAAAAAAGTTGCAAAATGCTATCAGGCCCTGTGTGATTCCTCCTGGAAg GTCATTGATGCTTGCCAACCCATTGAAGATATTGAGAAACAACTGCAAGATGCTGTCCTAGATCATGTCATGGCATGTGAAAGAGGGAGACCCCTCTCCTATCTTTGGCCTCGTTAA
- the LOC118042850 gene encoding thymidylate kinase isoform X2, protein MPALLPRLCINLRALTARRLLSFGLDHPNKCCVSSIRMESSSNCNLRASSSESRGALIVLEGLDRSGKTSQSSRLLSYLEGLGHSTELWRFPDRSTSVGQMISAYLSNKSHLDDRTIHLLFSANRWEKRSLMETQLKNGTTLVVDRYSYSGVAFSSAKGLDIEWCKAPEVGLLSPDIVLYLDIPPEKAAERGGYGGERYEQLEFQKKVAKCYQALCDSSWKVIDACQPIEDIEKQLQDAVLDHVMACERGRPLSYLWPR, encoded by the exons ATGCCTGCTCTTTTACCAAGGCtttgtat AAATTTGAGGGCTTTAACAGCAAGGAGGTTATTGAGTTTTGGCCTTGACCATCCCAACAAGTGTTGTGTTAGCTCAATAAGAATGGAATCCAGTAGTAATTGCAACCTGAGGGCAAGCAGCAGTGAGTCAAGAGGTGCCTTGATAGTTTTAGAAGGATTGGATCGTAGCGGAAAGACTTCACAATCTAGTAGATTACTGTCTTACTTGGAGGGACTAGGGCATTCGACTGAATTATGGAGATTTCCTGATAGGAGTACTAGTGTTGGACAAATGATATCTGCATATCTTTCGAACAAGTCACACTTGGATGATCGCACAATCCATCTCCTTTTCAGTGCAAATAGATGGGAAAAGAG ATCATTGATGGAAACTCAACTGAAAAATGGAACCACTCTTGTTGTTGACCGTTATTCTTATTCTGGAGTGGCCTTTTCATCTGCAAAAGGACTTGATATTGAATGGTGCAAG GCACCAGAGGTTGGCTTGCTGTCTCCAGATATTGTTTTGTACCTTGACATACCACCAGAG AAAGCTGCTGAAAGAGGAGGCTACGGAGGTGAAAGATACGAGCAACTTGAATTTCAGAAAAAAGTTGCAAAATGCTATCAGGCCCTGTGTGATTCCTCCTGGAAg GTCATTGATGCTTGCCAACCCATTGAAGATATTGAGAAACAACTGCAAGATGCTGTCCTAGATCATGTCATGGCATGTGAAAGAGGGAGACCCCTCTCCTATCTTTGGCCTCGTTAA
- the LOC118042850 gene encoding thymidylate kinase isoform X3 — MESSSNCNLRASSSESRGALIVLEGLDRSGKTSQSSRLLSYLEGLGHSTELWRFPDRSTSVGQMISAYLSNKSHLDDRTIHLLFSANRWEKRSLMETQLKNGTTLVVDRYSYSGVAFSSAKGLDIEWCKAPEVGLLSPDIVLYLDIPPEKAAERGGYGGERYEQLEFQKKVAKCYQALCDSSWKVIDACQPIEDIEKQLQDAVLDHVMACERGRPLSYLWPR, encoded by the exons ATGGAATCCAGTAGTAATTGCAACCTGAGGGCAAGCAGCAGTGAGTCAAGAGGTGCCTTGATAGTTTTAGAAGGATTGGATCGTAGCGGAAAGACTTCACAATCTAGTAGATTACTGTCTTACTTGGAGGGACTAGGGCATTCGACTGAATTATGGAGATTTCCTGATAGGAGTACTAGTGTTGGACAAATGATATCTGCATATCTTTCGAACAAGTCACACTTGGATGATCGCACAATCCATCTCCTTTTCAGTGCAAATAGATGGGAAAAGAG ATCATTGATGGAAACTCAACTGAAAAATGGAACCACTCTTGTTGTTGACCGTTATTCTTATTCTGGAGTGGCCTTTTCATCTGCAAAAGGACTTGATATTGAATGGTGCAAG GCACCAGAGGTTGGCTTGCTGTCTCCAGATATTGTTTTGTACCTTGACATACCACCAGAG AAAGCTGCTGAAAGAGGAGGCTACGGAGGTGAAAGATACGAGCAACTTGAATTTCAGAAAAAAGTTGCAAAATGCTATCAGGCCCTGTGTGATTCCTCCTGGAAg GTCATTGATGCTTGCCAACCCATTGAAGATATTGAGAAACAACTGCAAGATGCTGTCCTAGATCATGTCATGGCATGTGAAAGAGGGAGACCCCTCTCCTATCTTTGGCCTCGTTAA